From Polyodon spathula isolate WHYD16114869_AA chromosome 26, ASM1765450v1, whole genome shotgun sequence, one genomic window encodes:
- the LOC121300513 gene encoding testicular haploid expressed gene protein-like: protein MWTTVLLFLLQACAACSPIWSVSAAALKSMATKRLEELAQPKLEYEKLQVSEAVKSAVPSPCILQLARSKRRYPTVARESLIWSPEQGISIVTEAARSAVATPRLQVLASKPSAMKVVASNCVHILAKPKVRKGIFEGYDPYLVTQTAKQAQASSRVLELSTPLPRYKKI, encoded by the exons ATGTGGACAACGgtcctcctgttcctgctgcaggCTTGTGCTGC ATGCTCCCCCATATGGAGCGTGAGTGCAGCTGCTCTTAAATCCATGGCTACCAAAAGACTGGAGGAGCTAGCTCAGCCCAAA CTGGAATATGAGAAACTGCAGGTGAGCGAGGCTGTGAAGAGTGCAGTCCCCAGCCCATGCATTCTCCAGCTGGCCCGGTCCAAGAGGCGATACCCCACTGTGGCTCGTGAGTCTCTGATCTGGAGTCCAGAGCAGGGAATCAGCATTGTCACTGAGGCAGCACGGAGCGCCGTCGCTACTCCCCGGCTCCAGGTCCTAGCAAGTAAGCCATC CGCCATGAAGGTCGTGGCTAGCAATTGTGTCCACATACTGGCCAAACCCAAAGTAAGGAAGGGAATCTTCGAGGGCTACGACCCCTACTTAGTGACACAGACCGCCAAACAGGCCCAGGCGTCTTCAAGGGTCCTGGAGCTCTCCACGCCACTCCCACGGTATAAGAAGATCTAG